In Haliaeetus albicilla chromosome 20, bHalAlb1.1, whole genome shotgun sequence, a genomic segment contains:
- the LOC104324676 gene encoding LOW QUALITY PROTEIN: olfactory receptor 52I2-like (The sequence of the model RefSeq protein was modified relative to this genomic sequence to represent the inferred CDS: substituted 1 base at 1 genomic stop codon) — protein sequence MASDPFNHPSRSSSSFILVGVPSLEAFPTCLGILFCSGYIIALVGNGIVLLVIGVDRSLRDPIHCFLGMLAVIDVVMVTSIIPKMLSIFWLNSTEIGYMACFVQMFLVHSTTSGESGVLLAMAVDRYIAICHPLRYQAILNRQKIAQIGLAIVVRALLFMVPLTGMVTNLPYCRSRVVPHSYCEHMAVAKLACTDPRPSGLYSVAGSSLIVGMDMAFIAVSYGMILKTVLGKKSCWKAFSTCGCHICVMLLYXIPGTVSIYAQQFGSGISMHVQVLLADLYLTLPTMLNPIVYSMRTKQIRQAVRKMLFSRKVHA from the coding sequence ATGGCTTCTGATCCCTTCAACCACCCCAGCCGCAGCTCCTCCTCTTTCATCCTTGTGGGTGTCCCCAGCCTGGAAGCTTTCCCCACTTGTCTGGGCATCCTTTTCTGCTCAGGCTATATCATTGCCTTGGTAGGAAATGGTATAGTTTTGCTTGTCATTGGGGTGGACAGGTCCCTGCGTGACCCCATCCACTGCTTCCTGGGCATGCTGGCGGTCATCGATGTGGTGATGGTGACATCCATCATCCCCAAGATGCTGAGCATATTCTGGCTGAACTCCACTGAGATAGGTTACATGGCCTGTTTCGTTCAGATGTTCCTTGTTCACTCCACAACATCAGGGGAGTCGGGAGTGCTCCTGGCCATGGCTGTTGACCGCTACATTGCAATTTGTCACCCCCTCAGGTACCAAGCCATCCTGAATCGTCAAAAAATTGCCCAAATAGGCCTGGCCATTGTGGTGAGAGCTCTGCTTTTCATGGTGCCCTTGACAGGGATGGTGACAAACCTCCCCTATTGCCGTTCCCGTGTGGTTCCCCATTCGTACTGCGAGCACATGGCCGTGGCGAAGCTGGCGTGCACAGACCCCAGACCCAGTGGGCTTTACAGTGTGGCTGGGTCCTCTCTTATAGTAGGGATGGACATGGCTTTCATTGCTGTGTCCTATGGGATGATCCTTAAAACTGTCCTGGGGAAGAAATCATGCTGGAAGGCCTTCAGCACCTGCGGGTGTCATATCTGCGTGATGCTGCTGTATTAAATCCCCGGGACAGTCTCCATCTATGCACAGCAGTTTGGCAGCGGCATATCCATGCATGTACAGGTCCTGTTGGCTGATCTCTACCTGACCCTCCCCACCATGCTGAACCCCATCGTTTACAGCATGAGGACCAAGCAGATTCGTCAGGCAGTGCGCAAAATGCTATTTTCCAGGAAGGTTCATGCCTGA
- the LOC104324677 gene encoding olfactory receptor 52K2, which produces MPHSHPTNTSLSELHLTGIPGLQHLHHWISVPFCIMYLVTLAGNSTLLCVIKADPCLHLPMFLFLSMLAVIDLVMSTSITPKMLGIFWFHSTAMSLDACLTQMYFVHAFSVMESGVLVAMAFDRYVAICNPLRYLSILTGPVVAAIGLATLLRAVVFMSPLTFQIHRLPLCSPAVVDHSYCEHMAVLKLACRDAAFSNTYSLSISTYVGSFDSLLIALSYALILRAVLSLSSPQARKKAFSTCSSHLCLIALFYIPGLLSMYMERYHQELPPHIQVLLADIYLLIPPAFNPLIYGIRTKQIRDGVCKVISQRPTAGRIGPGLQGTGLGLMKTKSVP; this is translated from the coding sequence ATGCCCCACTCGCACCCCACCAACACCTCGCTGTCGGAGCTGCACCTGACAGGCATCCCGGGGCTGCAGCACCTGCACCACTGGATCTCCGTCCCCTTCTGCATCATGTACCTTGTCACACTGGCTGGGAACAGCACCCTCCTGTGCGTGATAAAGGCTGATCCCTGTCTGCACCTGCCCATGTTCCTCTTCCTGTCCATGCTGGCAGTCATTGACCTGGTGATGTCCACCTCCATTACCCCCAAAATGCTGGGCATCTTCTGGTTTCACTCCACTGCCATGAGCCTGGATGCTTGTCTTACCCAGATGTACTTTGTTCATGCTTTCTCTGTGATGGAGTCGGGGGTGCTGGTGGCGATGGCCTTTGACCGCTACGTGGCCATTTGCAATCCACTGCGGTATTTGTCCATCCTGACTGGCCCCGTTGTGGCTGCCATTGGCTTGGCTACCCTGCTCAGGGCTGTGGTCTTCATGAGCCCCCTCACTTTCCAGATTCACCGCCTGCctctctgcagcccagcagtCGTGGACCACTCGTACTGCGAGCACATGGCCGTGCTCAAACTGGCCTGCAGAGATGCTGCCTTCAGCAACACCTACAGCCTCTCCATCTCCACCTACGTGGGCAGCTTCGACTCGCTGCTCATCGCCCTCTCTTATGCACTCATCCTTCGAGCTGtgctcagcctctcctccccacaAGCCCGCAAAAAAGCCTTCAGCACCTGCAGCTCACATCTCTGCCTCATAGCCCTCTTCTACATCCCTGGGCTGCTCTCCATGTACATGGAGAGGTACCACCAGGAGCTCCCACCCCACATCCAGGTCCTGTTGGCTGATATCTACCTCCTCATCCCGCCGGCATTCAACCCCCTGATCTATGGCATCAGGACAAAGCAGATTCGTGATGGAGTGTGCAAGGTGATCTCCCAGAGACCCACAGCAGGACGGATTGGGCCTGGCCTTcagggcacagggctgggacTCATGAAGACAAAGTCCGTTCCCTAG
- the LOC104324678 gene encoding olfactory receptor 52K2: protein MPAAPVSSLLALQQCLMSYPNHSSSTSFNLIGIPGLEDAQFWIAFPFCTMYFMAVLGNITLLLVIRLDPSLHLPMYYFLSMLAAIDLVLTTSTIPKLLSIFWFQSHEINFEGCVAQMFFIHSFSTAELGVLVTMAFDRYLAICKPLRYSAILTGPTIAKLGLAAVVRGFAIVTPLTCMVTSLSYCGPHLIHHSYCEHMSVVKLACGDTRLNSIYGIMAATIMVASDSILIAVSYMLILREVIGLSSRKARLKSFGTCGSHIGVIVLFYTPGLFSFYTQCWGQNIPTHIHILMADLYLLVPPMLNPLIYGMRTKLIRERVLSLLWQKEIQSQS from the coding sequence atgCCAGCTGCTCCTGTGTCTTCCCTTCTGGCTCTGCAACAGTGCCTCATGTCCTACCCAAATCACTCCAGTTCCACATCCTTCAACCTGATAGGCATCCCTGGGCTGGAGGATGCTCAATTCTGGATTGCCTTCCCATTCTGCACCATGTACTTCATGGCAGTGCTGGGGAACATCACACTCCTCCTAGTGATTAGGCTGGACCCAAGCCTGCACCTGCCCATGTATTACTTCCTCTCCATGCTGGCTGCCATTGACCTCGTGCTCACCACTTCCACCATACCCAAGCTCCTGAGCATCTTCTGGTTCCAATCCCACGAGATCAACTTTGAGGGTTGTGTGGCCCAGATGTTCttcatccacagcttctctacGGCAGAGTTAGGGGTCCTGGTCACCATGGCCTTCGACCGATACTTGGCCATCTGCAAGCCCCTGCGCTACTCTGCCATCCTGACTGGCCCCACCATTGCCAAGCTGGGTTTGGCTGCTGTGGTGCGTGGCTTTGCCATCGTCACCCCTCTGACATGCATGGTGACCAGCCTGTCCTACTGTGGTCCCCACCTCATTCACCACTCCTACTGTGAGCACATGTCAGTGGTGAAGCTGGCCTGTGGGGACACCCGGCTCAACAGCATCTACGGGATCATGGCTGCCACCATCATGGTGGCCTCAGACTCCATCCTCATCGCTGTCTCCTACATGCTGATCCTGAGGGAGGTCATAGGCCTCTCCTCCAGAAAGGCTCGTCTGAAGTCCTTCGGCACCTGTGGCTCCCACATCGGTGTCATTGTGCTCTTCTACACACCTGGGCTCTTCTCATTCTACACTCAGTGCTGGGGCCAGAACATCCCCACGCACATCCACATCCTGATGGCTGACCTCTACCTGCTGGTGCCTCCCATGCTCAACCCACTCATCTACGGGATGAGGACCAAGCTGATCCGGGAGCGGGTGCTGAGCCTGCTCTGGCAGAAAGAGATCCAGTCCCAGTCCTGA